Proteins from one Triticum aestivum cultivar Chinese Spring chromosome 7A, IWGSC CS RefSeq v2.1, whole genome shotgun sequence genomic window:
- the LOC123151111 gene encoding momilactone A synthase, whose amino-acid sequence MFRLMRVLFSTAKSGAAGRAGSPSRPLSASSDSRRLAGKVAVITGAASGIGKVTAAEFVRNGAKVVLADVQDSLGRAVAAELGDPDTACYTRCDVTEEGQVAAAVDLAVARHGRLDVMFNNAGITGGNYAGSPIESLDMADFDRVMAVNLRGVAAGIKHAARAMVPRGAGCILCTSSTAGALGGSGPHAYSVSKMAVVGMVRSAAAELAARGVRVNAISPYAIATPMGACSAREMLGLPPGGAGDEELIRRLFDEDINEMGGGVVLRAEDVARAAVFLASEDARYITGHNLMVDGGFSVVKPLNVPAC is encoded by the exons ATGTTCCGATTAATGCGCGTCCTTTTCAG CACGGCGAAGAGCGGAGCGGCCGGAAGGGCAGGAAGCCCGTCACGCCCCCTCTCCGCTTCCTCTGACTCACGGAGGTTGGCCGGGAAGGTGGCCGTGATCACCGGCGCGGCGAGCGGCATCGGGAAGGTGACCGCCGCCGAGTTCGTCCGGAACGGCGCCAAGGTCGTGCTCGCCGACGTCCAGGACAGCCTGGGCCGCGCCGTGGCCGCCGAGCTCGGCGACCCGGACACGGCCTGTTACACCCGCTGCGACGTCACGGAAGAGGGGCAGGTGGCGGCCGCCGTGGAcctcgccgtggcgcggcacggcCGGCTCGACGTCATGTTCAACAACGCCGGGATCACGGGCGGCAACTACGCGGGCTCCCCCATCGAGTCCCTGGACATGGCTGATTTCGACCGCGTCATGGCCGTCAACCTCCGCGGCGTGGCCGCCGGCATCAAGCACGCGGCGCGCGCCATGGTCCCGCGCGGCGCGGGGTGCATCCTCTGCACGTCCAGCACGGCGGGCGCGCTGGGCGGGTCGGGCCCCCACGCGTACAGCGTCTCCAAGATGGCCGTCGTCGGCATGGTGCGGTCCGCGGCGGCGGAGCTGGCGGCGCGCGGCGTGAGGGTGAACGCCATCTCGCCGTACGCCATCGCGACGCCCATGGGGGCGTGCTCCGCGAGGGAGATGCTAGGCCTCCCGCCggggggcgccggcgacgaggagttGATCAGGCGGCTGTTCGACGAGGACATCAACGAGATGGGCGGCGGCGTGGTGCTGCGCGCGGAGGACGTTGCGAGGGCGGCGGTGTTCCTGGCGTCCGAGGATGCCAGGTACATCACCGGGCATAATCTCATGGTCGACGGCGGGTTCTCCGTCGTGAAGCCGCTCAACGTCCCGGCCTGTTGA